In Marisediminicola antarctica, one DNA window encodes the following:
- a CDS encoding acyl-CoA thioesterase has protein sequence MTRLHVIIPLRWSDFDAYAHVNNAEMLRLLEEARIEAFWRPDDGGVGGATAILDARPGAETIALIARQEVEYLAPIPYMRAPIDIELWIGRIGGASPEVCYELYSPVGVSPRVLFTRAATTLVMVTAATGRPERISDELRHVWEPYVEEPVSFTKRGR, from the coding sequence GTGACACGCCTTCACGTCATCATTCCGTTGCGCTGGTCGGACTTCGATGCTTACGCGCACGTCAACAACGCCGAGATGCTGCGGCTGCTCGAGGAGGCGCGTATCGAGGCGTTCTGGCGGCCCGACGACGGCGGGGTCGGCGGCGCGACCGCGATTCTCGATGCGCGCCCCGGGGCGGAGACGATCGCGCTGATCGCTCGACAGGAGGTGGAGTACCTGGCCCCTATTCCCTACATGCGGGCGCCGATCGACATCGAGCTGTGGATTGGCCGGATCGGCGGGGCAAGCCCCGAGGTCTGCTACGAGCTGTACTCGCCGGTCGGCGTGAGCCCGCGGGTGCTATTCACCCGCGCCGCGACGACTCTCGTCATGGTGACCGCGGCGACGGGTCGTCCGGAGCGGATCAGTGATGAGCTTCGTCACGTGTGGGAGCCGTATGTCGAGGAGCCGGTGAGCTTCACCAAGCGCGGCCGCTGA
- a CDS encoding MFS transporter — MPDTSPLPLWAGRSLALFGILLMALNLRTAVAAISPVVAEIRADIPLDTLGLGVIGALPPVAFALSGLFGARLGRRFGLEPLLLAAITLMVAGHLLRGSAGSYQVLLAGSVVAFAGIGIGNILLPPLVKRYFPDRIALMTTAYVSLMAISGAVPALLAAPVAEAAGWRASLAMWSILAAVTLVPWLVVISRTHRGRRALGPDARARDTRPSSRHHTAMWRSRTAWALAMVFSLLSFQVYALISWLPRLLVDTAGVSPLAAGGYLALYVALGLPLAIVIPRIISRIADVSILVFLAITLLVIGYVGLLLAPGSLLVLWVSCAGIGTIMFPGVLTLINLRTRTTTGSGALSGFTQGIGYAVAAAGPVSFGLLHDATGGWTLPLVTLIAAALAGVVPALLLRERAFVEDEIAESLAR, encoded by the coding sequence ATGCCTGACACGAGCCCTCTGCCGCTGTGGGCGGGCCGTAGTCTCGCCCTTTTCGGCATCCTCCTCATGGCGCTCAACCTGCGCACGGCGGTGGCCGCCATCTCGCCCGTCGTCGCCGAGATCCGTGCGGACATTCCACTCGACACCCTCGGTCTTGGCGTCATCGGCGCGCTGCCGCCGGTGGCGTTCGCGCTCTCCGGTCTGTTCGGGGCGCGGCTCGGCCGCCGATTCGGCCTTGAACCGCTGCTGCTCGCGGCGATCACCCTGATGGTGGCGGGGCACCTGTTGCGCGGCAGTGCGGGCAGCTACCAGGTCTTGCTCGCCGGAAGTGTGGTGGCGTTCGCCGGGATCGGGATCGGCAACATCCTGCTCCCGCCACTCGTGAAGCGCTACTTCCCCGACCGCATCGCGCTGATGACGACCGCCTACGTGTCGCTTATGGCCATTAGCGGCGCCGTGCCGGCACTGCTCGCCGCGCCCGTGGCCGAGGCCGCCGGATGGCGTGCCTCTTTGGCGATGTGGTCGATCCTCGCCGCGGTGACGCTCGTGCCCTGGCTGGTCGTGATTTCCAGGACGCATCGCGGGCGGCGGGCGCTGGGACCGGATGCCCGGGCGAGGGACACCCGGCCTTCGTCCCGCCACCACACGGCGATGTGGCGATCCCGCACGGCGTGGGCGCTGGCGATGGTCTTCTCCCTCCTCTCCTTCCAGGTGTATGCCCTCATCTCCTGGCTTCCGCGGCTGCTGGTCGACACGGCGGGCGTCTCGCCCCTCGCCGCGGGTGGCTACCTCGCGCTCTACGTCGCGCTCGGCCTGCCCCTGGCCATTGTGATCCCGCGGATCATCAGCCGGATCGCGGACGTCAGCATCCTCGTTTTCCTGGCCATCACCCTGCTCGTTATCGGCTATGTCGGCTTGCTGCTCGCGCCGGGCTCACTGCTCGTACTCTGGGTCAGCTGCGCGGGAATCGGCACGATCATGTTCCCTGGGGTTCTGACGCTCATCAACCTTCGCACGCGCACGACCACCGGTTCCGGGGCGTTGAGCGGTTTCACGCAGGGAATCGGCTACGCCGTCGCCGCAGCCGGCCCCGTGTCGTTCGGCCTGCTGCACGACGCCACCGGCGGATGGACCCTGCCGCTCGTCACGCTGATCGCCGCGGCCCTTGCGGGTGTCGTCCCCGCGTTGTTGCTGCGCGAGCGGGCCTTCGTCGAGGACGAGATCGCCGAGTCGCTCGCGCGCTGA
- a CDS encoding single-stranded DNA-binding protein: protein MTTDTIIITGNVASVPTHYTTRDGVAITRFRVASNLGYFDKKLNKWVETETNFYSVSTYRKLALNAYASLNSGDAVVVSGRLHIRPWQTADKAGTNVDIDVDWMGHDLTLGTARWTRLSAAAANDVDQTQFGATGQVQTDFDETEPEQGVTVDDGASVPF from the coding sequence ATGACGACAGACACAATCATCATCACCGGCAACGTGGCATCTGTGCCCACTCACTACACCACCCGCGATGGCGTGGCGATCACCCGATTCCGCGTCGCCTCAAACCTGGGTTACTTCGATAAGAAGTTGAACAAGTGGGTCGAAACCGAGACCAACTTCTACTCAGTCTCCACCTACCGCAAGCTCGCTCTCAACGCCTACGCCTCGCTGAACAGCGGTGATGCGGTCGTAGTGAGCGGTCGGCTGCACATCCGGCCGTGGCAGACCGCAGACAAGGCCGGCACGAACGTCGATATCGACGTCGACTGGATGGGTCATGACTTGACGCTCGGGACGGCGAGATGGACTAGATTGTCGGCGGCCGCGGCGAACGACGTGGATCAGACTCAGTTCGGCGCTACCGGCCAGGTTCAGACGGATTTCGACGAAACGGAACCCGAGCAGGGCGTTACCGTCGACGATGGGGCGAGCGTGCCGTTCTAA
- a CDS encoding DUF6993 domain-containing protein, translating into MAPATLGIAIAIALTVTGCGVSDPELRPSTAAVDPSGESESESESEPAPGTEPEPEPSAQFDPDGTASDNLAFFDDVNARFLAADPSPGGRPIVDNLVAAGFDREAMELTRDTTPIGLQADSVQFSVRIGDACLVGQASDSGYVGIVGPLFADSRCLIGELRPIDW; encoded by the coding sequence ATGGCTCCCGCGACTCTCGGAATCGCGATTGCCATCGCCCTCACCGTCACCGGATGTGGGGTGAGCGACCCGGAGCTTCGGCCCTCCACCGCGGCGGTCGATCCCTCCGGCGAGTCCGAGTCCGAGTCCGAGTCCGAGCCAGCGCCGGGCACCGAGCCGGAGCCGGAGCCGTCGGCACAGTTCGACCCCGACGGAACCGCCAGCGACAATCTCGCATTCTTCGACGACGTCAACGCGCGCTTCCTCGCGGCCGATCCGTCGCCGGGAGGTCGCCCGATCGTCGACAACCTCGTGGCCGCGGGATTCGACCGCGAGGCGATGGAGCTGACGCGCGACACGACACCGATCGGCCTGCAGGCCGATTCCGTGCAGTTCTCGGTGCGCATCGGCGATGCCTGCCTCGTCGGTCAGGCGAGCGATTCGGGCTACGTCGGAATCGTCGGGCCCCTGTTCGCTGACTCGAGGTGCCTCATCGGTGAGCTCCGCCCGATCGACTGGTAG
- the mgrA gene encoding L-glyceraldehyde 3-phosphate reductase, translated as MSYRAEHARYESIEYNRVGRSGLKLPAVSLGLWNNFGFDKPVETQRAILRRAFDLGVTHFDLANNYGPPAGSAETNFGRIFADDFRPYRDEMVISSKAGYDMWPGPYGDFGSRKYLLASLDQSLERMGLDYVDIFYSHRPDPETPIEETMGALATAVQSGRALYVGISSYSPEQTVAAHAALAEHKIPLIIHQPRFSMFDRHIEDGLLPVLDDLGMGSIVFSPLSQGLLTDRYLNGIPADSRVAEGRWMSADVISDTYLTRARGLAEIARQRGQSLAQLALTWVLRHPQVTSALVGASSVAQLEDNIRALEGSALSDDELAAIDEFAVHGTGRG; from the coding sequence ATGAGCTATCGCGCTGAGCACGCCCGCTACGAATCGATCGAGTACAACCGAGTCGGCAGGAGCGGTCTCAAACTGCCCGCCGTGTCTTTGGGGCTTTGGAACAATTTCGGATTCGACAAGCCGGTCGAGACGCAGCGCGCCATCCTGCGACGTGCCTTCGACCTCGGTGTGACCCATTTCGATCTCGCCAACAACTACGGTCCGCCCGCGGGGTCGGCCGAGACCAACTTCGGCCGCATCTTCGCCGACGACTTTCGCCCGTACCGCGACGAAATGGTCATTTCGTCGAAGGCCGGCTACGACATGTGGCCCGGCCCCTACGGCGACTTCGGCTCCCGCAAGTACCTGCTCGCCTCCCTCGACCAGAGCCTCGAGCGGATGGGTCTCGACTACGTCGACATCTTCTACTCGCACCGCCCCGATCCGGAGACGCCGATCGAGGAGACGATGGGCGCCCTGGCGACCGCGGTGCAGTCGGGGCGCGCCCTGTACGTCGGAATCTCGAGCTACTCGCCAGAGCAGACCGTAGCCGCGCACGCGGCCCTCGCCGAGCACAAGATCCCGCTGATCATTCACCAGCCCCGCTTCAGCATGTTCGACCGGCACATCGAAGACGGCCTTCTCCCGGTGCTCGACGACCTCGGCATGGGAAGCATCGTCTTCTCGCCACTGTCGCAGGGCCTGCTGACCGACCGCTACCTGAACGGCATCCCGGCGGACTCCCGCGTGGCCGAGGGGCGCTGGATGTCGGCGGACGTGATCAGCGACACCTACCTGACCCGCGCCCGCGGCCTGGCCGAGATCGCCCGGCAGCGGGGGCAGAGCCTCGCCCAGCTCGCCCTGACCTGGGTGCTGCGTCACCCCCAGGTGACATCGGCGCTCGTCGGCGCCTCGAGCGTGGCGCAGCTCGAGGACAACATCCGCGCGCTCGAGGGTTCCGCCCTGAGCGACGACGAACTGGCCGCCATCGACGAGTTCGCGGTGCACGGAACCGGCCGCGGCTGA
- a CDS encoding methyltransferase — translation MSNDNLTLTGQTWVASGPAGAVGSIHRVENGYTFKLLRDERFRSVYPSLEVAKSALHAALLPGSEWPEFREH, via the coding sequence ATGAGCAACGACAACCTCACCCTGACCGGTCAAACCTGGGTCGCCTCCGGGCCAGCTGGCGCGGTCGGATCGATCCACCGGGTAGAGAACGGATACACCTTCAAGCTGCTCCGGGACGAGCGGTTCCGTTCCGTGTACCCGTCGTTGGAGGTGGCGAAGAGTGCACTGCACGCCGCGCTGCTGCCGGGTTCGGAGTGGCCGGAGTTCCGCGAGCACTGA
- the msrA gene encoding peptide-methionine (S)-S-oxide reductase MsrA, whose protein sequence is MQTLVLAGGCFWCLDAVYRVLKGVDSVVSGYTGGADARPTYESVCTGRTGHAEAVAVTFDPEVIPAEVILDVFFTLHDPRQLNRQGADVGTQYRSAMFYTDDAQRELFEAARDRASEVWDGGIVTEISELGEWFEAEPYHQDFFAKNPGQGYCMAVALPKVNKVRKSYAGYILAS, encoded by the coding sequence ATGCAAACTCTCGTACTGGCCGGTGGCTGTTTCTGGTGTCTCGACGCGGTCTACCGCGTACTCAAGGGAGTCGACTCAGTCGTCTCCGGCTATACCGGGGGAGCGGATGCGCGTCCGACCTACGAGTCGGTGTGCACGGGGCGCACGGGCCACGCCGAGGCGGTCGCCGTGACCTTCGACCCCGAGGTCATTCCGGCGGAGGTCATCCTTGACGTCTTCTTCACACTGCACGATCCCCGGCAGCTGAATCGGCAGGGGGCCGATGTCGGCACGCAGTACCGCTCGGCGATGTTCTACACCGACGACGCCCAGCGCGAGCTGTTCGAGGCCGCACGCGACCGTGCCTCCGAGGTCTGGGACGGCGGGATCGTCACAGAGATCAGCGAGCTCGGGGAGTGGTTTGAGGCCGAGCCGTACCACCAGGATTTCTTTGCGAAGAATCCCGGACAGGGGTATTGCATGGCTGTCGCGCTTCCTAAGGTTAATAAGGTACGCAAGTCGTACGCTGGTTACATTCTCGCTTCCTGA
- a CDS encoding bifunctional phosphatase PAP2/diacylglycerol kinase family protein, producing the protein MLLSSARHPFLAWRRRQAFPRWVREADAAVGRRINSRDVHPVVDRGFVGLSHAADRGILWFSCAAVLVLLGRRRAALRGVLSLITASILANLVGKQVFGGDRPLLKDVPLGRHLPAQPTSGSFPSGHSASAAAFATGVALESRAGCAIAPAAMGVAYSRLHTGAHWLSDVIGGIALGMTVAAVGKMLVPAQPTPLKPARSGQAVPLAALPEGAGALIVVNPSSGADVYHRDPLPTLAERLPKAVIRQLEDGESLETVIRHALRADTPPRAIGVYGGDGSVATAAHLAREAGLPLIVLPGGTFNHFARTAGVESVDDAIDAVQAGEGVRADVAELRFSGGDPVTVVNTASVGLYPDFVAERERHQARLGKWAAAVFAAVRVLRDETPIDVTVNGRHARVWTVFVGVNRNDPGVVAPLQRRRLDDGVLDVRILHAGSRVRAVGALSFGRRTSAVLRAIHLAPASAVERIVAPSVHVAVRPHGGQAPGLAHDGEVSIGAPPGEAPRGGYLTDIRIVPQGLELYRPARAS; encoded by the coding sequence ATGCTCCTGAGCAGCGCGCGTCACCCGTTTCTCGCTTGGCGCCGCCGCCAAGCGTTCCCGCGCTGGGTGCGCGAAGCGGATGCCGCTGTGGGCCGTCGCATCAACTCGCGCGACGTGCATCCGGTCGTCGACAGGGGGTTCGTCGGGCTATCGCACGCCGCCGATCGCGGGATTCTCTGGTTCTCCTGCGCCGCCGTGCTCGTTCTGCTCGGCCGACGCAGGGCCGCGCTGCGCGGAGTGCTGTCGCTCATCACCGCCAGCATTCTCGCGAATCTCGTCGGCAAGCAGGTGTTCGGGGGCGATCGGCCATTGCTGAAAGATGTGCCGCTCGGGCGGCACCTGCCCGCGCAGCCCACCTCAGGGTCTTTCCCCTCCGGTCATTCAGCCAGCGCGGCCGCATTCGCCACGGGCGTGGCGCTGGAATCCCGGGCGGGATGCGCAATCGCGCCGGCGGCCATGGGTGTTGCCTATTCTCGGCTGCACACCGGGGCACACTGGCTCTCGGATGTGATCGGCGGAATAGCACTCGGCATGACCGTGGCCGCCGTGGGCAAGATGCTCGTGCCCGCGCAGCCGACACCGCTGAAACCGGCGCGGTCGGGGCAGGCGGTACCGCTCGCCGCCCTGCCGGAGGGCGCCGGCGCGTTGATCGTCGTCAATCCCTCGTCCGGCGCGGACGTGTACCACCGAGATCCGTTGCCGACGCTCGCCGAGCGCCTGCCGAAGGCGGTCATCCGTCAGCTCGAAGATGGCGAGAGCCTCGAGACGGTGATCCGGCACGCCCTCCGAGCTGACACCCCGCCTCGGGCGATCGGCGTCTACGGAGGCGACGGGAGTGTCGCTACCGCCGCGCACCTCGCACGCGAGGCCGGACTTCCCCTCATCGTGCTCCCCGGCGGCACGTTCAACCACTTCGCACGCACCGCGGGCGTCGAGTCCGTCGACGACGCGATCGACGCCGTCCAGGCGGGGGAGGGGGTGCGCGCGGATGTCGCCGAGCTGCGGTTCAGCGGCGGTGATCCGGTCACGGTCGTCAACACCGCGTCGGTGGGCCTCTACCCCGACTTCGTGGCGGAGCGGGAACGGCACCAGGCGCGCCTGGGCAAATGGGCCGCTGCCGTTTTCGCCGCGGTTCGCGTGCTGCGGGACGAGACGCCGATCGACGTCACAGTCAATGGGCGGCACGCGAGAGTCTGGACCGTCTTCGTGGGCGTCAACCGCAACGATCCGGGCGTGGTGGCGCCCCTGCAGCGCCGCAGGCTCGACGACGGTGTGCTCGATGTGCGCATCCTGCATGCGGGGTCGCGGGTTCGAGCCGTCGGCGCGCTCTCGTTCGGGCGCCGCACGAGCGCGGTCCTCCGTGCAATTCACCTGGCTCCCGCATCTGCGGTCGAGCGGATTGTCGCGCCGAGCGTGCACGTCGCGGTGCGGCCCCACGGCGGCCAAGCGCCGGGACTCGCGCACGACGGAGAGGTCTCCATCGGCGCCCCGCCAGGTGAAGCGCCGCGCGGCGGCTATCTCACCGACATCCGCATCGTGCCGCAGGGGTTAGAGCTCTACCGACCCGCACGGGCGTCGTGA
- the ettA gene encoding energy-dependent translational throttle protein EttA: MAEYIYSMVRARKAVGDKLILDDVTMSFLPGAKIGVVGPNGAGKSTILKIMAGLDTPSNGEARLSPGYTVGILMQEPELDETKTVLENVQEGVGPIKAKLDRFNEVSAAMADPDADFDKLLAEMGTLQEEIDAADAWDLDSQLEQAMDALRTPPGDSEVANLSGGEKRRVALTKLLLQRPDLLLLDEPTNHLDAESVLWLEQFLAKYPGAVLAVTHDRYFLDNVAEWIAEVDRGHLYPYEGNYSTYLEKKQARLQVQGKKDAKLSKRLAEELDWVRSNAKGRQAKSKARLARYEEMATEAEKTRKLDFEEIVIPVGPRLGAQVIDAKKLHKAFGERVLIDNLSFTLPRNGIVGVIGPNGVGKTTLFKSIVGFEPIDSGELKIGETVDISYVDQSRGGIDPNKNLWEVVSEGHDYIQVGKTEIPSRAYVSQFGFKGPDQQKKAGVLSGGERNRLNLALTLKQGGNLLLLDEPTNDLDVETLGSLENALLEFPGCAVVITHDRWFLDRIATHILSWEGTEEDPANWYWFEGNFEAYEQNKIERLGPDAAKPHRSTYRKLTRD, translated from the coding sequence ATGGCCGAATACATTTACTCGATGGTGCGCGCCCGCAAGGCGGTTGGCGACAAGCTGATCCTTGACGACGTCACCATGTCCTTCCTGCCCGGCGCCAAGATCGGCGTGGTCGGGCCCAACGGGGCGGGCAAGTCGACCATCCTCAAGATCATGGCGGGGCTCGACACCCCCAGCAACGGCGAGGCGCGGCTCAGCCCCGGCTACACCGTCGGCATCCTGATGCAGGAGCCGGAGCTCGATGAGACCAAGACGGTGCTCGAGAACGTGCAGGAAGGCGTCGGGCCCATCAAGGCCAAGCTTGACCGCTTCAACGAGGTGTCTGCCGCGATGGCCGACCCGGACGCCGACTTCGACAAGCTGCTCGCCGAGATGGGCACCCTCCAGGAGGAGATCGACGCCGCCGACGCCTGGGACCTCGACTCCCAGCTCGAGCAGGCGATGGACGCGCTGCGCACGCCCCCGGGCGACTCCGAGGTGGCCAACCTCTCCGGTGGTGAGAAGCGGCGCGTTGCCCTCACGAAGCTCCTGCTGCAGAGGCCCGACCTGCTGCTGCTCGACGAACCGACTAACCACCTCGACGCCGAAAGCGTGCTGTGGCTCGAGCAGTTCCTCGCCAAGTACCCCGGTGCTGTGCTCGCCGTTACCCACGACAGGTACTTCCTCGACAACGTCGCGGAGTGGATCGCCGAGGTCGACCGTGGACACCTCTACCCCTACGAGGGCAACTACTCGACCTACCTCGAGAAGAAGCAGGCGAGGCTGCAGGTGCAGGGCAAGAAAGACGCCAAGCTCTCCAAGCGCCTTGCCGAGGAGCTCGACTGGGTGCGCAGCAATGCGAAGGGCCGCCAGGCGAAGTCGAAGGCCCGTCTGGCCCGGTACGAGGAAATGGCGACCGAAGCCGAGAAGACGAGGAAGCTCGACTTTGAGGAGATCGTCATCCCCGTCGGCCCGCGCCTCGGCGCCCAGGTGATCGACGCGAAGAAGCTCCACAAAGCGTTCGGTGAGCGCGTGCTGATCGACAACCTCAGCTTCACCCTGCCCCGTAACGGCATCGTCGGAGTGATCGGCCCGAACGGCGTCGGAAAGACGACCCTGTTCAAATCGATCGTCGGTTTCGAGCCCATCGACAGTGGAGAGCTCAAGATCGGCGAGACCGTCGACATCTCCTACGTCGACCAGAGCCGCGGCGGCATCGATCCGAACAAGAACCTGTGGGAGGTCGTCTCCGAGGGACACGACTACATCCAGGTGGGCAAGACCGAGATCCCCTCGCGCGCCTATGTTTCGCAGTTCGGTTTCAAGGGCCCCGACCAGCAGAAGAAGGCGGGCGTGCTCTCCGGTGGCGAGCGCAACCGGCTCAACCTGGCCCTGACGCTCAAGCAGGGTGGCAATCTGCTGCTGCTCGACGAGCCCACCAACGACCTGGACGTCGAGACCCTGGGAAGTCTCGAGAACGCACTCCTCGAGTTCCCCGGCTGCGCAGTGGTCATCACTCACGACCGGTGGTTCCTCGACCGCATTGCAACGCACATCCTCTCCTGGGAGGGCACCGAGGAGGATCCCGCGAACTGGTACTGGTTCGAGGGAAACTTTGAGGCGTACGAGCAGAACAAGATTGAGCGGCTTGGCCCGGACGCCGCGAAGCCGCACCGCTCGACGTACCGCAAGCTCACGAGAGACTGA
- a CDS encoding GYD domain-containing protein: protein MSLYLTKFSYTPETWARLISNPEDRRKAAQAYIESVGGKLHGFWYAFGAHDGYSVWEAPDNASMAAVALAISGGGALSSFETTVLLTVDETMEAMRTAAQIKYRPPGT from the coding sequence ATGTCGCTCTATCTGACAAAGTTCAGCTATACACCCGAGACCTGGGCGAGGCTGATCAGCAACCCGGAAGACCGCCGAAAGGCCGCTCAGGCGTATATCGAGTCGGTCGGCGGGAAACTCCATGGATTCTGGTACGCGTTTGGCGCCCACGACGGCTACAGCGTGTGGGAGGCCCCGGACAACGCGTCCATGGCCGCGGTGGCACTGGCGATCAGCGGAGGTGGCGCACTGAGCTCGTTCGAAACGACAGTGCTCTTGACCGTCGACGAAACGATGGAGGCAATGCGCACAGCCGCCCAGATCAAGTACCGGCCTCCCGGCACATAA
- a CDS encoding acyl-CoA thioesterase, whose amino-acid sequence MTDPLAGLLTALDLTDTGARTSEDIFTGPSQWMPLGRVFGGQVLAQSLVAAMRTLPEGRFVHSMHGYFLRPGDVSLPITFSVDRIHDGRSFSTRRTQAYQEGNPILSMIASFQDEDEGVEHQIDMPADIPDPESLPSAAEALGKVDHPIARYWAFERPFDMRHVPSPVFLSVEGGHVAHQAVWIKAIGTLPDDPNLHRAALAYASDYSILEPIFRRHGVAWATPGLKAASLDHAMWFHRFGRVDEWMLYVQESPNARGGRGLSLGRIYDRAGRLLASVAQEGMVRVPRS is encoded by the coding sequence ATGACCGACCCCCTTGCCGGGCTACTGACGGCGCTCGATCTCACCGACACGGGTGCCCGCACGAGTGAGGACATCTTCACCGGTCCGAGCCAGTGGATGCCGCTCGGCCGCGTGTTCGGCGGGCAGGTTCTCGCCCAATCCCTCGTCGCCGCGATGCGCACCCTTCCCGAGGGCCGGTTCGTGCACTCGATGCACGGCTACTTCCTGCGCCCGGGCGATGTGAGCTTGCCGATCACGTTCTCGGTCGACCGCATCCACGACGGCCGGTCGTTCTCGACCCGGCGCACCCAGGCCTACCAGGAGGGGAACCCGATCCTCTCGATGATCGCGTCGTTCCAGGACGAGGACGAGGGCGTCGAGCACCAGATCGACATGCCAGCCGACATTCCCGATCCCGAGAGCCTGCCGAGCGCCGCCGAGGCCCTGGGCAAGGTCGACCACCCGATCGCGAGGTACTGGGCATTCGAGCGCCCGTTCGACATGCGCCACGTGCCCTCCCCCGTTTTTCTCAGTGTCGAGGGCGGCCATGTCGCGCACCAGGCGGTGTGGATCAAAGCCATCGGAACGCTCCCCGACGACCCGAACCTGCACCGCGCGGCGCTCGCCTACGCGAGCGACTACTCGATCCTGGAGCCGATCTTCCGCCGGCACGGCGTCGCCTGGGCCACCCCGGGGCTGAAGGCAGCGAGCCTCGACCACGCGATGTGGTTCCACCGGTTCGGCCGCGTTGACGAATGGATGCTGTACGTGCAGGAGTCGCCGAACGCGAGAGGCGGCCGCGGGCTCTCCCTCGGCCGCATCTACGACCGCGCCGGGCGGCTCCTCGCGAGCGTCGCGCAGGAGGGAATGGTGAGGGTTCCCCGCTCCTGA